A single window of Pontibacillus chungwhensis DNA harbors:
- a CDS encoding Nramp family divalent metal transporter, with translation MQTEVNQRNGDLLAAPATFMGRLKKVGPGFVAAATGVGTGDLVAALVAGTGYGLTFIWAIVVGAILKYFLNEGVGRWNLASGQTILQGWRSLGKWTTGYFGIYIVIWGFVYGAAATSATAMAMNAMVPGLPIWAWAMIHGVVGFSLIWLGRYGFFERVMMILIGVMFVTVIGTALLFLPEFDLMIEGFAPRIPDGSLMLALGLVGGVGGTITMASYGYWLKEKGWKGSSWMSVMRLDSKVAYFITTLFTLALLIIGSQFLFGTGISIDGDQGLITLADRMGSEFNPLLRWLFLIGFWSAAFSSLLGVWNGIPYLFADFVRPFYKTEKKRNTPVSDQDPAYRAYLCWLTFPPMLLLLFGKPVELIIIYGALGALFMPFLSGTLLWLLNSSRISTDYRSTALSNVVLSLCIVLFGFLAVHSIIEKFF, from the coding sequence TTGCAAACGGAGGTAAATCAGAGGAATGGAGATCTATTGGCGGCTCCTGCTACTTTCATGGGCAGATTGAAAAAGGTAGGACCCGGTTTTGTAGCAGCTGCAACAGGGGTAGGTACAGGTGATCTCGTAGCGGCACTTGTAGCAGGGACAGGTTATGGACTTACGTTTATTTGGGCCATTGTAGTTGGAGCCATACTGAAATACTTTTTAAATGAAGGGGTTGGCAGATGGAATCTTGCATCTGGTCAGACGATTTTACAAGGTTGGCGCTCACTGGGTAAATGGACAACTGGATATTTTGGCATCTATATTGTGATATGGGGTTTTGTGTACGGGGCAGCAGCAACCTCGGCAACCGCCATGGCGATGAATGCGATGGTGCCTGGATTACCTATTTGGGCATGGGCCATGATTCATGGAGTCGTTGGATTTTCATTAATTTGGCTAGGGCGATACGGCTTTTTCGAGAGAGTGATGATGATCCTGATCGGGGTTATGTTCGTTACAGTCATTGGAACAGCGCTATTATTTTTACCTGAATTTGATTTAATGATTGAAGGATTTGCTCCAAGAATTCCAGATGGATCACTCATGCTTGCCTTAGGGCTTGTAGGGGGAGTCGGAGGAACCATAACGATGGCTTCCTATGGATATTGGTTGAAAGAGAAAGGGTGGAAAGGGAGTTCATGGATGAGCGTCATGCGGCTAGATTCGAAAGTAGCTTACTTCATTACGACGCTTTTCACTTTGGCCCTATTGATTATCGGAAGCCAGTTTTTATTTGGGACAGGCATCTCCATTGATGGGGATCAAGGTTTAATTACGCTAGCGGACCGAATGGGAAGTGAATTCAATCCTCTGTTACGTTGGTTATTTTTAATCGGGTTTTGGTCTGCTGCCTTTTCATCATTACTTGGAGTATGGAATGGGATTCCTTACTTATTTGCAGATTTTGTTCGTCCGTTTTATAAAACGGAGAAGAAGCGGAACACACCCGTCTCAGATCAGGACCCAGCCTATAGGGCCTATCTTTGTTGGCTGACGTTTCCACCTATGTTGTTGTTGCTGTTTGGTAAACCTGTTGAACTCATTATCATTTATGGGGCACTCGGCGCATTATTTATGCCATTTCTTTCAGGAACCTTATTGTGGTTATTAAATTCTTCACGAATTTCTACAGATTATCGCAGCACAGCACTATCGAATGTCGTGTTATCACTTTGTATCGTATTATTTGGCTTTTTAGCTGTTCATTCCATTATCGAAAAGTTCTTTTAA
- the argF gene encoding ornithine carbamoyltransferase has protein sequence MHLKDHLSQTKDFLTIGEWTFEKIQSVLEQAHYLKDLQQKEIPHPYLKGKVLGMLFEKASTRTRVSFEAGMFQLGGSALYLNSNDLQLGRGETIEDTAKVLSRYVDAIMIRTFSHDMIEQFAESATVPVINGLTDLHHPTQVMADLMTIEEIKGELPSVKVAYVGDGNNMAHSLIEAASTVGMELCVATPPGYEPKEDVMNALSNDYVSVTHDPFLAVKDADVIMTDVWASMGQENLQLEREGVFTSYQVNESLCAVAKEDYIFMHCLPAHRGEEVTSDIIDGSHSVVYDQAENRLHVHKAILQYLLKVNDSKEQ, from the coding sequence ATGCATCTAAAAGACCATCTTAGTCAGACCAAGGATTTCTTAACTATTGGAGAGTGGACGTTTGAAAAAATTCAATCTGTTCTTGAGCAAGCACATTACCTGAAAGATTTGCAGCAAAAAGAAATTCCGCATCCATACTTAAAGGGAAAAGTGCTCGGGATGCTATTTGAGAAGGCGTCGACGCGTACACGGGTATCCTTTGAAGCTGGGATGTTTCAACTTGGTGGGAGTGCGTTGTATTTAAACTCCAATGACCTTCAACTGGGGCGTGGTGAGACCATTGAGGATACAGCGAAGGTTCTATCTAGATATGTAGATGCAATCATGATTCGCACATTTTCCCATGACATGATTGAACAGTTTGCAGAGAGTGCTACGGTACCTGTTATCAATGGACTAACTGACCTACATCATCCTACACAGGTGATGGCAGATTTAATGACGATTGAAGAAATAAAGGGTGAATTGCCATCTGTGAAAGTAGCTTATGTGGGAGATGGGAATAATATGGCACATTCGTTAATTGAAGCGGCGAGTACAGTCGGCATGGAGTTGTGTGTGGCCACTCCGCCAGGTTACGAACCAAAGGAAGACGTTATGAATGCTTTATCCAACGACTATGTATCTGTTACACATGACCCTTTTCTTGCAGTAAAAGATGCGGATGTAATTATGACGGATGTTTGGGCAAGTATGGGTCAGGAAAATTTACAGTTAGAGCGTGAAGGAGTATTTACCTCTTATCAGGTTAATGAATCCCTGTGTGCTGTAGCGAAAGAAGATTACATCTTTATGCATTGCTTACCAGCACATAGAGGAGAAGAAGTGACTTCTGATATTATAGATGGATCTCATTCTGTAGTGTATGATCAAGCTGAGAACCGACTGCATGTTCATAAAGCTATCCTTCAATATTTACTGAAAGTGAACGACAGTAAAGAACAATAG
- the carB gene encoding carbamoyl-phosphate synthase (glutamine-hydrolyzing) large subunit, translated as MPVRKDLKTVLVLGSGPIKIGQAAEFDYSGTQACLALKEEGMKVILINNNPATIMTDPVMADEVYIEPMDVHTVTKVIEKEKPDGILPTLGGQTALNLLIDLKNTGVLDRYTVEVLGTSVDNIERGEDRDLFRDLMLQLSEPIPVSTRVHKIEEADEFSKTVGFPLIIRPAYTLGGEGGGIAYTHEDLAQIVRSGLHASPINQVLIEESILGWKEIEYEVLRDANDTCTIVCNMENVDPVGIHTGDSIVVAPSQTLSDRQYQLLREASIKVIRALNIVGGCNIQFGLDPQSDAYKVIEVNPRVSRSSALASKATGFPIARIATKCAIGYHLDEIENPITEKTFAAFEPALDYIVVKLPRFPFDKFKEGNRTLNTQMKATGEVMAMDRTFEGALNKAIRSLDLHQHSLTSTRFHHLSNEQLMRSITNPTDERIFLLAEAFNRGYPVEELHAISSIDPWFLYKMSAIVTLENRVKETAVLSVAELWELKRFNISDQWIADCLKMFLHEFRAFRKSVGVLPGYKQVDTCAGEFEAVTPYYYSTWTGSDEVVHDSRDKALVLGSGPIRIGQGIEFDYCSVHAAKALKASGYTTIVMNNNPETVSTDYSVADRLYFEPLALEDVLSVIEKEKINLVFIQFGGQTAINLAAQLEEHGVNIAGTPVKAISGMEDRNRFYQILKRLDLPAIEGSFAKNVGDMEEIIDDLSFPLMVRPSYVIGGESMHILRSSDDVRAYIKQLQLSSDRVWPMILDQYIDGRECELDAICDGEDVIIPGIFEHIERAGVHSGDSTAIFPPLTLTEEEKSKMIEMTKKLTKDQGIVGMVNIQFVIDGGTVYPLEVNPRASRTVPVLSKVTGIPIIDWAVQAQLGIPLKDVHDRMELLEEPPFFSVKAPAFSNGKLGNVDHFLGPEMKSTGEILGLSYTKEDALAKSITAAQTEGGILCSFSSLDHTDQLQDLQRFVKQGINLYGTPGTSDYMEKLGLPIQRVSRDVKEIEALMEQGCINMVYCTPTKGRDKLRTGFQIRALATKFGLPCWTHIDQLSRMQLKTSVREQEVTSLQTYHQSSEKVVTK; from the coding sequence ATGCCAGTTCGTAAGGATTTGAAAACGGTACTCGTACTTGGATCAGGACCGATAAAGATTGGACAGGCGGCTGAATTTGATTATTCAGGGACGCAAGCTTGTCTCGCATTAAAAGAAGAAGGAATGAAAGTCATTCTGATCAACAACAACCCTGCCACCATTATGACGGATCCGGTTATGGCGGATGAAGTATACATCGAGCCTATGGATGTACATACCGTTACGAAGGTTATTGAGAAAGAAAAACCAGATGGGATCTTGCCCACTCTTGGAGGGCAAACCGCCTTAAACCTGCTTATCGATCTTAAAAACACCGGGGTGCTGGATCGCTATACCGTAGAGGTGTTAGGTACTTCGGTTGATAATATTGAGAGAGGAGAAGACAGAGATTTATTTAGAGACCTCATGCTTCAATTAAGTGAACCGATTCCTGTCTCAACTCGAGTTCATAAAATAGAAGAAGCAGACGAGTTTTCAAAGACTGTCGGATTTCCACTCATTATTCGCCCTGCTTATACATTAGGGGGAGAAGGGGGTGGGATCGCTTATACCCATGAAGACCTTGCGCAGATTGTGCGGTCCGGGTTACATGCAAGCCCCATTAATCAGGTACTAATTGAAGAAAGTATATTAGGCTGGAAAGAGATTGAATATGAAGTGCTACGGGATGCGAATGATACGTGCACAATTGTCTGCAATATGGAAAATGTCGATCCTGTCGGAATCCACACAGGTGATTCAATAGTAGTTGCTCCCTCACAAACGTTATCAGATCGTCAGTATCAGTTACTAAGAGAAGCATCTATTAAAGTAATCCGCGCATTAAATATTGTGGGCGGCTGCAACATCCAATTTGGGTTAGATCCACAATCAGATGCGTATAAAGTCATTGAAGTCAATCCTCGAGTGAGTCGGTCGTCTGCCTTAGCATCGAAGGCTACAGGGTTTCCGATTGCCAGAATCGCCACAAAATGCGCCATTGGCTACCATTTAGATGAAATCGAAAATCCCATTACAGAGAAAACATTTGCAGCTTTTGAACCTGCTCTTGATTACATCGTCGTAAAGCTGCCTCGTTTTCCTTTTGATAAATTCAAAGAAGGGAACCGAACGCTGAATACCCAAATGAAGGCAACTGGTGAAGTAATGGCTATGGACCGTACCTTTGAAGGTGCTTTGAACAAGGCAATCCGATCTCTTGACCTTCATCAGCATAGTTTAACATCAACCCGTTTTCACCATCTTTCTAATGAACAGCTCATGAGGAGTATCACTAATCCAACTGATGAGCGGATTTTCTTGCTTGCTGAAGCGTTCAATAGAGGATATCCCGTAGAGGAGCTTCACGCTATAAGCAGTATTGATCCATGGTTTCTATACAAGATGAGTGCCATTGTTACATTAGAAAATCGTGTAAAAGAAACAGCTGTCTTATCTGTGGCTGAACTATGGGAACTTAAACGCTTCAACATTAGCGACCAATGGATAGCTGATTGCTTAAAGATGTTCCTTCATGAATTCAGAGCCTTTAGAAAGAGTGTAGGTGTACTTCCGGGATATAAACAAGTAGATACTTGCGCAGGAGAGTTTGAAGCTGTTACTCCTTATTATTATTCTACATGGACGGGTAGCGATGAAGTGGTCCATGACAGCAGAGACAAAGCACTCGTCCTTGGATCTGGCCCCATTCGGATTGGGCAGGGAATTGAATTTGATTACTGTTCTGTTCATGCAGCTAAAGCCTTAAAGGCAAGCGGTTATACAACGATTGTGATGAATAATAATCCAGAAACCGTGAGCACAGATTATTCTGTGGCAGACCGTCTATATTTTGAACCTCTTGCACTTGAGGATGTCCTCTCTGTTATAGAAAAGGAGAAGATTAATCTAGTATTCATTCAATTCGGTGGACAGACAGCGATCAACTTAGCCGCTCAATTAGAAGAACATGGTGTGAATATTGCCGGGACGCCCGTTAAGGCCATATCAGGTATGGAAGATCGAAATCGATTCTATCAAATACTAAAGCGTTTAGACCTCCCTGCTATTGAGGGCTCGTTTGCCAAGAATGTGGGAGATATGGAGGAAATCATCGACGACTTATCGTTCCCTCTAATGGTAAGACCCTCTTATGTTATAGGAGGGGAATCCATGCATATCTTGAGGTCCAGTGATGATGTTCGTGCCTATATTAAGCAATTGCAACTGTCTTCAGATCGAGTATGGCCCATGATTTTAGACCAGTATATAGATGGAAGAGAATGTGAACTGGACGCAATCTGTGATGGGGAAGACGTTATCATCCCAGGGATCTTTGAGCACATTGAGCGAGCGGGCGTTCATTCGGGTGATAGTACAGCTATCTTTCCGCCTTTAACCCTGACTGAGGAAGAGAAAAGTAAAATGATAGAAATGACAAAGAAACTGACGAAGGATCAAGGAATCGTTGGTATGGTTAACATTCAATTTGTCATCGATGGAGGAACGGTTTATCCTCTCGAGGTAAATCCGCGTGCATCAAGAACTGTACCGGTTTTAAGTAAAGTTACAGGCATTCCGATTATTGATTGGGCCGTTCAGGCTCAACTAGGAATTCCGTTAAAGGATGTCCATGACAGGATGGAGCTATTAGAAGAGCCCCCGTTTTTCTCGGTCAAAGCACCAGCTTTTTCAAATGGAAAACTAGGGAATGTTGATCATTTCTTAGGTCCTGAAATGAAATCTACCGGAGAAATACTAGGGCTATCTTATACAAAAGAAGATGCTTTGGCAAAGTCAATTACTGCAGCTCAGACAGAAGGTGGGATCCTTTGTTCATTTAGCTCTCTTGATCATACAGATCAGTTACAAGACCTACAACGGTTTGTGAAACAAGGAATCAACCTATACGGAACCCCTGGGACATCTGATTATATGGAAAAGTTAGGCTTACCGATTCAACGAGTCTCAAGAGATGTAAAAGAGATTGAAGCTCTGATGGAGCAGGGGTGTATCAATATGGTTTATTGCACGCCAACGAAAGGTCGGGATAAGTTGCGTACAGGCTTTCAAATAAGAGCACTAGCAACCAAGTTTGGGCTGCCATGCTGGACGCATATCGATCAACTATCACGAATGCAATTGAAAACGAGTGTACGAGAGCAAGAAGTGACCTCGTTACAAACGTATCACCAGTCTAGTGAAAAGGTAGTCACAAAATAA